The following proteins are co-located in the Stigmatella aurantiaca genome:
- a CDS encoding helix-turn-helix domain-containing protein, which translates to MNEELASRIGSAARDARTHLGLTQAEVAEKLGIAHMVYSRLERGKMLPSVQTLLRMCAVLHISSDELLGIAEAERGNRQARGPRSETELPRVRQLLGLARKMDEDKLDALVTVAQVLLR; encoded by the coding sequence AATTGGAAGTGCCGCCCGTGATGCCCGGACGCACCTGGGGCTCACCCAGGCGGAGGTGGCCGAAAAGCTGGGCATCGCGCACATGGTCTACAGCCGCCTGGAGCGGGGGAAGATGCTGCCCAGCGTCCAGACGCTCTTGAGAATGTGCGCCGTGTTGCACATCTCCTCGGACGAGCTGCTGGGGATCGCGGAAGCAGAGCGGGGGAACCGTCAGGCGCGGGGGCCTCGCTCAGAGACGGAGCTGCCCCGGGTGCGCCAGCTTCTGGGGCTCGCACGCAAGATGGACGAGGACAAGCTCGACGCCCTGGTGACCGTGGCCCAGGTGCTGCTGCGGTAA